In Granulicella mallensis MP5ACTX8, the sequence ATTGAGGAAGACGTTGTAGGCGGAGGAGTGAGTCGCGCCACCGCCGTTGTATTGCAGGTTGTCGCTGGCCCAGATTGCGGCATAGGCCTCGTAGAGCGGCAGAGGATCTTTCGCAGAGCCGAAGTTGCGGCGGAAGAGCCGTCTCTCCCATGCCGCATGACGCACCAGGGCAGGCCACGTCTCGCGAGCGAAGGCTGCATCGCCCGTCCAGCGAAGATGACGGAGCAGGGCGTCGAAGAAGACGAGGTTCATGTCGTAGTGGTTGTGCGAGAGATCGCCGTTGGAGTGCAGCAGGTTCTCTGTTCTTGTTCCGGCTGAGCCTGCATCGGGCGCGCCTGTTGCAGGTGCGATTCCGGCAAAGCCTTGTGGTGTCGGAAGGCCTCCTGATCCGTTCGTGATTGCCGACACATTTTGCCGGGCGATCCAGCGGCGAAGATGGCGCTGCATCCGGTCGTGGCGTCCTGTCACGTCAAGCGCGTAAGGGCCGCGCCATCCGGCGAGCGGCATTCGCCAGGCGACGGCTCCGTGCATCAGGCAGCCGAGAGCTTCATCCCAGATGGCGTCGGTGGCGATGTTCAGTGCGCCGGCCATTCCATTCAACCAAGGGTCTGGGGTGCTCCAGGTCAGGGCTCCAGCAGTGCGAGCCAGGTCCGCTCGCCGGTGTGCGAAGTCATCGAGTGGCGGCGATGGGAGGCTGGGTTGGGTCGCACCTTCGAGAACGTTGAGGCGCAGTTGGATAGCGCTTCCATTCAGGGCGACACACCCGGTCAGAGCGGGGAACTCGAGCTTCACTGTCTCAGCACCGCTGCTCCAGAGGGCGCTCCAGCCATGGTTCCAGAGAGTGCCATCGCCGATACGCATCTCCGAGGCTTCGGGTGCCTGAAGCTGGATGCGTATCTTGCGCGCGGTTACTTCCGCTTCGGTGCCACGCACAGACCAGAGGTTGTCGCGACACTCTTCCGGCCGGACCTGGAAGAAGCGGCTGACGGGTTCTACTTCGCAGCCGATATCGCCGTTGCGTTTTCCCTTGCGGCCGCTGACTCCGGCGAAGGCCCAAGTGAGTGCGATACCGGAAGGGAGATTCGCTCCGGAGACCTCCACCCAGAGACCTGCGCCGACAGTGAGTACCTCAACGCGCAGCACGGCTTGATTTCCGAGTAGCGCGTCGCGGATCTCATAGAGCAGGCGGCCCTCTATGTATCGCATGGTTACGGATGAGGCCTGAAACAGCCAACGGTCTGCACCGTCCATGCCTGAGACTCCAAGTCTCAGGTTGCCGCCGTGACCCGGCAGGTAGAGAGAGAACTCGGGCAGGTCTCCACCGTCGACGCGAAAGGGAATGTTGGGCCCATAGAGAGGGCGATTGAAGAACTCTGTTCCGTTATGGATGGCGAAGGCGCCGTCCATAACGTTGTAGCGCAGGGGACGAGCCACGTTCGACTCAAGCAGTGGGGTGACGCTGCCGGAGGTGATCTCAGGCGAGCTTGCCTGAGACCGCGGCGGCGGCAAGGCCTGGCCCAGCGCTTGCCGCCATGCGGGAACGAGGGACGACGAAGCGCCGACAGCTGTCGCTGCCGCCAGGAATCTACGCCGAGTCCAGAACCCTTCGTGCATTCGTTCTCCAGGTCTTACTTTCCGCTGGGAGGGGCTTCGGGCTTGAACTTGCGTCCTAGCTCCGTCGTCGATTGAATGTCTGCTGCCGGAGGATTGACGGCCTTCTGCACCTCTACGCCGAAGACGTAGCTGGGGCCGAAGATGTTGCTGGTGAAGATGACGAGTGATTTGTCCGGAGAGAATCGCACGTTCGGCTCCTCGCGATAGTTATGGTGCGCCATGTTGACGAGATGCTCGGAGTGGAAGACGCCGGGATGAAAGAAGTCCGGTCCGGAGAGTGCGCCATCGCTTATCTTGAGCAGCTCCGGATGGAAGAGCTCGATCCATTCGTCATCGGGAGCCTTGGCTACGTGACCGGGATCGCCGCCATCGCCGGTGAAGAGGTCGAGGTCTTTGGTCAGGTTGAAGTGGATGGACCAGTCGTTGCGCGGCATGTTGTAGGCCGTGCGTTCGTGCGTCTTGAGGTTATAGCCGGCGAGATAGAAGACCTCTCCGCGGGGATACTGCCAGTCGTACCAGATGGTCTCGCCATCGAGGCCCCAGAACTCGTGGCCGGCGATCTCCATCAGCATGGTGCGCTTGTGGATGAGCGTGTTCTGGGTGCCGTCGGTGTGGATCATCCAGATGCGGTCGACTTTCTCCCAGGCTCCTTCATGGCAGTACATCAGGAGCTCAGGATCGGTGGGAGAGAACAGCAGGTGATTGACCCAGTCGGTCGAGTGCAGGAGCGTCTTCATGGTGCCCGGCTTTTCTCCGTTGGGTCCGGGCTCGAGTCGCACGGTGAAGAGAACCAGCGGAAGCCGTGCGGCAAGGCGAAGCCGCATCATCTCGCCTTTGTTAGTGGGTTGATAGTGCGGGCCCTGAGTCGCAGGGGTGTCTGTTTTTCCTGGCTTGGGAGGAGCGTTCGAGCCGTACTCTTTGCCGGTGGCATCGCCTTCAATGTAGGTGCCTGCGGCGAGTGTCTCGTCGGCGTTGACGGTGGAGATGCTGGTATGTGGCGGCAGGTCGGTGAGCTTGCGGATGTCGCCGGTGTTCGTGTCGATCTTGTAGACGGTGGTGATGCTCTTATCAGGGCTGGAGACGGTGTAGAAGAGACTGTTTGTTTTGTGGCCTACAACAACCGGATGGGGAGTTCCGGCTGCTCTTGAATCGCCGCCAGGATTGGGCAGCAGCAGGTGGGGCTTGCGTGTGCTGAGGTCGAGGACGTGAACGCCGTCGGGGGCGGTGTAGATCATCTGTTTGGAGTCAGGCGTGTAGGCGTTGACGTTGAAGTAAAAACCGCCGGAGTTGGGTTCGTCGCTTAGCCTCCAGATGCGGTGGCCGGTGTCTTTGTCTACCCAGGAACGTGGAGGGGATTGCGCTAGCGAGAGGAGTGGCGATAAAACGAGTCCGCCGATAGCCAGGGATTGGAAGAGAGACTTCATGAGATGTTCTCCTTGGGGTGAGCGAAGAGCGAGGCTGTGGGCGGCGCTTTCGCTGTTTCGATAATGTGTCTTGAGGGCCAACCGCTCGTGTGATGTGGCTCTCTTCTACTTCTCCCATGCCTTGTCATCTCGACCGGAGGTCGCGCTTTTGCGGACGGAGTGGAGAGACCTGTAGTTTGCTCGTGCAAGCACTATCGCAAGTACCAACACACTGCAGGTCTCTCCACTGCGCATGACGATAAAGCCATCATGCTCCGGTCGAGATGACAATTCTCGGGTAGTTCATAACGCTGACCATGCTTTAGTTGAGACCTGTTACATCGTGGCTGTCGGTGACAGTTACCTTGCTGCCATCGGCGGTGGTGAGAGCGATATCTGAGAAGTTCCAGTTGGCTGCATTCACGATATGTCCGGCTGTCTGGGTTTGCAGGGCGAGGTGATCGAGCTTGAAGCGTTCGAGTGGGGCCTTCGGATGGCCGTCTACCTCGAAGGCGGTCTTTGCGGTGCCCGCGATGTTCCAGATGTGAACGTCATGGAAGTGGGCGATGCCTTTGTCTTCCGGGACTGGGGTGCCCAGGACCTTCCAGTAGCTGGGATAGTCTTTGATCTCCGGCGGGATCGTGGCATAGCTATAGGCCGGGTTCCAGTTCATGATGACGCGGATGGCCACGGCGACATCCTTCAGATCCATATCGTGAATGCGGATGTCCTCTGCCCAGCCGCCACGCGTGTGCGCCGACTTGAAGAGGATGCCAACCGGCACCGGCTTGAGGACCGTGATGCCGTAGGCTTCGACGTTGCGGAAGCCGCCTGAGGTCTCGCTGCCGAAGGTCACTCCGGCGGCTCCGGCGCGGACGACCGAGTCTTTCAGCACGACATCTTCGGTGGGGCGGTTGACGCGCAATCCGTCGGAGTCGCGGCCTGCCTTCAAGCAGAGCGCGTCGTCGTTGACGGAGATGTCGGCGTGCTGCACCAGAATCTTTTTGGAGGAGTCGATGTCGATGCCGTCGGTGCTGGGCCCTTTGCCGTCTTCGTTGTTGCGGATGGTCACTCCGTCTACTTCGATATCGTGCGAGTAGCAGATATGCACGGTCCAGAAGCCTGACCGTTTGAGCATCAGGCCGCTCAGCTTGATGTGGTCGGAGTTGAAGATCTGGACGAGGCGCGGCCGCTTGGCGTCGTAGTCCGCAGCCCAGCGCAGGCCCTTGGGATCGTAGTCACTGCGCAGGGTGCGATAGCTGTCCCAGAAGATCTTGCCGTCACCGTCGATGGTTCCGCCCCCGGTGATGGCAGCGTTTTTTTGCTCGTACACGTTGACGAGAGCGGCGGGCCAGGTCATTTCAATGCCGGCGACGCGTGTTGGCATCAGGGGATAGTCGGTAATCTTCTGCGAGCCGCGAATGGTGGCATCTTTTTCGATCTGGAGAGTTACACCGCTCTTTACGAAGATCGATCCACACAGATAGGTGCCCGCCGGCACGATGACGGTGCCTCCGGAATGCGACGCGGCATCGATGGCGCGCTGAATCGCTGGGGAGTCGAGGGTTGTGCCATCGCCCTTGGCTCCGAAGTCGGACACTTTGAAGATCTTTGCCGCAGGAGCGGCAAAGGCTCCAGCCTCGAAGAGGGGAGCGATCAGCAACAGGCATAGAGCGATGCGCAGGAAGGAGGGCCGAACTAGATTCATTTCATCTCCGGGGGCGAGAGGAGGAGGATAAGGATGAACCGATGGATCGCAGAGCGACTCTGCGATCCATCGGTTATCCCATGTACGTTCGTTAGCAAACTAGAACTCGAAGCGGCCTGCGAACTGCCAGTCACGATTGCCGCTTCCGTTGTTGGTGGTGCCAAAGGCAGAGCTGTTGGTGTCCGTAGACGCGTATCCAAAAGTTACTTTGTTCGTTACGTCGAAGCAATCAGCCTGGAAGGTGAACTTGTACGTTCCGACGATGGGAAACGACTTCCGCAGGCTTGCATTCCAAGCATAGGTTCCTGGGGACCAGAGATCGGCAGGAGCACGACTCGGCACATTGCCGATGAGGTAGTTACCCGTGCTTCCTCCCGTATGCATGAATGCGCCTGTCGGTAGTTTGGACAGAGAGGTCCCCAGGGTTGAGCCATTGATGTAGACAGGCGATACGCCTCCTGCGACATAGTGACTGCCCAGGCTTCCGTTCTGGCGTGCCGAGCCCGAGAAGTTGGGGTTCCAGTCGGGATAGCAGGTTCCCTGACCCAGCACCGACAGGCACGAGCTATCTGTTACCGATACCGGTGCGCCGGAGCTGTACTGATAGGTCGAGGAGAGCTGCCAATCGTTCACGATCGGTCGGGTGAGGAAGTTGCCGCCGCTATACCTGCGCCCTTTGCCGAAAGGTAACTCCCAGACGCCATAAAGCGTGAGCTGCTGCTTGTTCGCATTGCTCTGCCAGGTGTTATCGAGGCTGTGTTCTTTCGCTGTGGTTGTCAGGCCGGAGATCAGGCCTGCTGGGATATCGTAACCGCTGCGAGAGTCGTCCGCGTCTCCTGTGGCGATGGCATAGGTGTAGTTCAGGGTGAATGTGATTCCATTCCATGTTCTCTGGTTGAGAGTCAACTGTAGAGAGTGGTAAGCCGTATTGGCTGCATCAGCCCAGACGTCCGAGATGCTCGAGTATTGAGGGAAAGGACGCAGTGCCTGTGAGATTGTTGCCTTGCTGCCTGCAAATGTTGCGTAGGGAAGACGGAAGCCCGGGAGAATCTTCTGCGCGGCAGCGACGTTCGCGGCGTTGGCAGGCTGGGCGAGCAGGGGACCGAGGCCGTTTGCCCCTCCCAGGAGATATTTGGGATCTAATGCGTCCGTCCAGTAGCCGCGGGGCGCACCGGGAACGAAGTGTCCAAGGCTGCCGACATAGTTCACGCTAAGTGTTGTCCTGTTGGCAACGGAACGTTGCACGCCGATATTGATGTTTTGGAAATAAGGAACCCGGCGACCGAGATAAGGATCTCCGTAACCGATGGTTGAGCCTTGAATGATATTTCCGTTCGCATCCAACTGCGCGCTGGAGTTACCGCTCAACTGGGTGGGATCTGTGTTAGGTAATGTGGGGACGGCACCGGGGAAGGAGCCTGCTCCAAAGACGGTGGGGCCGACCCTGCTTGTATCTCCATCCCAGGAGAAGGCCGCTTCTCCGAGAGAGGTGCCGGAGAGTGTGTTGGTTCCTGAGAAGCCCTGCTGGCTGGGGCCAGTGCGGGCACCGGAGTTATGGCCACCCTCCGCGGCGTCGCGTGCGTACGAGATGCCGTAAGCCGCGCGGATGACGGTCTTCGGGTTGACAGAGTAGGCCACACCGATACGGGGAGCTATGTTCTTCCACCACATCTTGATGGGCGAAGAGCAGTTACAACTGTTCGCGCCATACCCGTAGTACTTGAGAATGCCGGGCGCGCCGCTGATGGGGTTTTTGACGGTGGGGTCAAAGTAGGCGGAACGGTTACGGACTTCTTTGAAGGGAGTCCAGAGATCCCAGCGGATGCCCATATTGATCGTCAGGTTCTTTAGCGCTTTGTAGTCATCCTGAAAGTACGGTGCATAGGTTTTGTAGCGGGCACCTGACTCGGGGATAGCAGTAGTTTGCAGGCTCGAGCTATCTACAGCGCCGAGCAGGAAGCCAGCGTAGGCAACGCCTGTTGTTGAGGTGTCGAGTGTTCCTGCTGATTTATTTCCAGCCGGGAAATAGTTCGCGGTCTCCGTGCTATTGAAGCCATAAGTCATCGGGAAGCTATTGCTGTTATTCGGATACTTGTAATTGTCCTGTAGCCACTGGATCTGACCTCCGAAGGTCATGGAGTGCTTGCCGCGGAGATATTGCATGTTGTCGAGCAGAATGTAGGTGTTGACGACTTCGTTGTTCGAGACCGAGCCGGAGATAGCATGCCAGTTGGTTGGATTATCGGTGCCTCCGGCGAAGGTGACAGCCGGGAAGGTATCGGCTGCCTCTCCAGCAGGGAGTCCCGACAGACCTGCGGCGGTAGCCGTATTCGGTGTGCCGAGAGTGGCATTGACGTCGGGTGCCGCAAGCCGGTTGAAGGCGTACTTGATCTGATTCACCAGGTGGGGAGTGATGGTGTAGCTATGCTCTACATCGCCTGTGATGGAAAACTGAGAGACGTACTCGGCGGTGCCGTAGGGCAAGGGAAGCTTTGAGGTGTAGTCGGGGCCAATGGTCGAGTAGTTGCCGAGAAGAAGGATTCCGGAGAGCCGCTGCTTGTTGCTGATGTTGTAATCAACACGCTCGGCGCTCTTCCAGTAGATTGTTCCGCCCTTGATGGCTGACACGTAGTTGTTGACGAGTGCCGAGTTCGTTGGCGCAGGGAGGGCGGCGGCCAGTGCCTGAGAGATCGGAGAGATGCGGCTCGGATCGATCACGTTGGGTGTGGGGATGCCATTCTTCAAGCCCACGAACTGGTAGCGGCAAGGTACTCCACCGTTGGCTGCAGTGCAGGCTGCAGTTGTTGCGGGATCGTAGATGGGGTACGGATACTGTGAGAAATCGCCGGCTCTAGCCTGCATTGTCGGGACGGTTAGCTGCGTGGGGTTGGGGGTGCTCACGTATTTGAAGTGGTCATAGGTGCCGAAGGCGAAGAGTTTGTCCTTGATGATGGGACCGCCCAGGCTGCCGCCCACTTCCAGTTGGTGCTCGACGGGCTTTACAGGT encodes:
- a CDS encoding oligogalacturonate lyase family protein, which translates into the protein MKSLFQSLAIGGLVLSPLLSLAQSPPRSWVDKDTGHRIWRLSDEPNSGGFYFNVNAYTPDSKQMIYTAPDGVHVLDLSTRKPHLLLPNPGGDSRAAGTPHPVVVGHKTNSLFYTVSSPDKSITTVYKIDTNTGDIRKLTDLPPHTSISTVNADETLAAGTYIEGDATGKEYGSNAPPKPGKTDTPATQGPHYQPTNKGEMMRLRLAARLPLVLFTVRLEPGPNGEKPGTMKTLLHSTDWVNHLLFSPTDPELLMYCHEGAWEKVDRIWMIHTDGTQNTLIHKRTMLMEIAGHEFWGLDGETIWYDWQYPRGEVFYLAGYNLKTHERTAYNMPRNDWSIHFNLTKDLDLFTGDGGDPGHVAKAPDDEWIELFHPELLKISDGALSGPDFFHPGVFHSEHLVNMAHHNYREEPNVRFSPDKSLVIFTSNIFGPSYVFGVEVQKAVNPPAADIQSTTELGRKFKPEAPPSGK
- a CDS encoding glycoside hydrolase family 28 protein, whose amino-acid sequence is MNLVRPSFLRIALCLLLIAPLFEAGAFAAPAAKIFKVSDFGAKGDGTTLDSPAIQRAIDAASHSGGTVIVPAGTYLCGSIFVKSGVTLQIEKDATIRGSQKITDYPLMPTRVAGIEMTWPAALVNVYEQKNAAITGGGTIDGDGKIFWDSYRTLRSDYDPKGLRWAADYDAKRPRLVQIFNSDHIKLSGLMLKRSGFWTVHICYSHDIEVDGVTIRNNEDGKGPSTDGIDIDSSKKILVQHADISVNDDALCLKAGRDSDGLRVNRPTEDVVLKDSVVRAGAAGVTFGSETSGGFRNVEAYGITVLKPVPVGILFKSAHTRGGWAEDIRIHDMDLKDVAVAIRVIMNWNPAYSYATIPPEIKDYPSYWKVLGTPVPEDKGIAHFHDVHIWNIAGTAKTAFEVDGHPKAPLERFKLDHLALQTQTAGHIVNAANWNFSDIALTTADGSKVTVTDSHDVTGLN
- a CDS encoding carboxypeptidase-like regulatory domain-containing protein, with product MYASNRSRCRLSCNVLSLLLLLSALVYAPFAQGQIGGQGAISGTVTDTTGAAIPGATVTATNVDNNSVTVRTTSSAGYYVLSPLAPGQYTIKTSAPGFSALTQEHVTIDALQTIGYNPKLSLGSITESVTVDTAPPLLETENATLGTTMEQKEYTNLPLIMNGSPRNPTSFVGLMPGVNGGVGRSGEFNGSGSAGYLDEVYVDGIPLTAPVQQGDNRSVAYTVSPEAVEQFQVQTSGSPVEYEGAGIQNYVIKSGTNQFHGNLFGYIRNTIFDTWGFAGAIANVNVITKQPVKPVEHQLEVGGSLGGPIIKDKLFAFGTYDHFKYVSTPNPTQLTVPTMQARAGDFSQYPYPIYDPATTAACTAANGGVPCRYQFVGLKNGIPTPNVIDPSRISPISQALAAALPAPTNSALVNNYVSAIKGGTIYWKSAERVDYNISNKQRLSGILLLGNYSTIGPDYTSKLPLPYGTAEYVSQFSITGDVEHSYTITPHLVNQIKYAFNRLAAPDVNATLGTPNTATAAGLSGLPAGEAADTFPAVTFAGGTDNPTNWHAISGSVSNNEVVNTYILLDNMQYLRGKHSMTFGGQIQWLQDNYKYPNNSNSFPMTYGFNSTETANYFPAGNKSAGTLDTSTTGVAYAGFLLGAVDSSSLQTTAIPESGARYKTYAPYFQDDYKALKNLTINMGIRWDLWTPFKEVRNRSAYFDPTVKNPISGAPGILKYYGYGANSCNCSSPIKMWWKNIAPRIGVAYSVNPKTVIRAAYGISYARDAAEGGHNSGARTGPSQQGFSGTNTLSGTSLGEAAFSWDGDTSRVGPTVFGAGSFPGAVPTLPNTDPTQLSGNSSAQLDANGNIIQGSTIGYGDPYLGRRVPYFQNINIGVQRSVANRTTLSVNYVGSLGHFVPGAPRGYWTDALDPKYLLGGANGLGPLLAQPANAANVAAAQKILPGFRLPYATFAGSKATISQALRPFPQYSSISDVWADAANTAYHSLQLTLNQRTWNGITFTLNYTYAIATGDADDSRSGYDIPAGLISGLTTTAKEHSLDNTWQSNANKQQLTLYGVWELPFGKGRRYSGGNFLTRPIVNDWQLSSTYQYSSGAPVSVTDSSCLSVLGQGTCYPDWNPNFSGSARQNGSLGSHYVAGGVSPVYINGSTLGTSLSKLPTGAFMHTGGSTGNYLIGNVPSRAPADLWSPGTYAWNASLRKSFPIVGTYKFTFQADCFDVTNKVTFGYASTDTNSSAFGTTNNGSGNRDWQFAGRFEF